Proteins encoded by one window of Geobacter sp. DSM 9736:
- a CDS encoding OFA family MFS transporter — translation MSETIKNRGWQVAMAGLGINLALGVLYAWSIFKGAIKTSIEQGGPDAFQWSLSSINDPYALSCLMFAFAMILAGKCQDKIGPARTALIGGLLVGAGFTLMSLSNSYAAWVTGFGVLAGAGFGFGYAAATPPALKWFSSSKTGVIAGTVVAGFGLAPVYIAPLSSWLLGVYGIQKSMLFLGIGFTALVCGLSFLLVNPPQGFVPAEPAKKDDAPAKPKAAVYNANVSEMIRSPKFYILWLNFFIGAGAGLMVIGSVAGLAKKSMGPMAFVAVAIMAVGNAGGRVVAGILSDKIGRKATLTIMLAFQALLMFAAIPVVGSGSAVALVLLATFIGFNYGSNLALFPSFAKDYWGFKNYGLNYGTLFTAWGVGGFVMGRVSEMLNAQPGGLNKSFILAGTLLATGTVLTFFLRQQKPVEVKAPVVVGEAVPVMEESR, via the coding sequence ATGTCAGAAACAATTAAGAACAGGGGATGGCAGGTAGCCATGGCCGGCCTCGGCATCAACCTGGCGCTCGGGGTGCTCTACGCATGGAGCATATTCAAGGGGGCTATCAAGACCTCTATTGAACAGGGGGGGCCTGACGCATTTCAGTGGAGTCTCTCCTCCATTAACGACCCTTACGCTCTCAGCTGCCTTATGTTTGCCTTTGCGATGATCCTCGCAGGGAAATGCCAGGACAAGATAGGTCCGGCCCGCACCGCGCTGATAGGCGGACTTCTCGTGGGAGCCGGCTTCACGCTTATGTCCCTCTCCAACAGCTACGCAGCCTGGGTAACCGGCTTCGGCGTTCTGGCAGGCGCTGGTTTCGGCTTCGGTTACGCTGCTGCTACGCCGCCGGCCCTTAAATGGTTCTCTTCCTCCAAGACCGGGGTGATCGCCGGCACCGTCGTCGCCGGGTTCGGGCTTGCACCTGTCTATATAGCCCCTCTCTCCAGCTGGCTTCTCGGGGTTTACGGCATTCAGAAATCGATGCTTTTCCTCGGCATCGGCTTCACCGCTCTGGTGTGCGGCCTTTCGTTTCTCCTCGTGAACCCCCCCCAGGGATTCGTGCCGGCCGAGCCTGCAAAAAAAGATGACGCCCCCGCCAAGCCCAAGGCAGCCGTTTACAACGCAAACGTGAGCGAGATGATCCGCTCTCCGAAATTCTACATTCTCTGGCTGAATTTCTTCATCGGCGCCGGCGCCGGCCTCATGGTCATCGGCAGCGTCGCCGGACTGGCAAAGAAGAGCATGGGACCCATGGCTTTTGTTGCCGTTGCGATCATGGCAGTAGGTAACGCCGGCGGGCGCGTCGTCGCCGGCATACTCTCCGACAAGATCGGCCGCAAAGCGACTCTGACCATCATGCTTGCATTCCAGGCACTCCTCATGTTCGCCGCCATTCCTGTGGTCGGTTCCGGAAGTGCAGTAGCCCTCGTACTCCTCGCCACCTTCATCGGCTTCAACTACGGCTCCAACCTTGCCCTCTTCCCCTCCTTCGCGAAGGATTACTGGGGCTTCAAGAACTACGGCCTCAACTACGGCACCCTCTTCACTGCCTGGGGCGTCGGCGGATTCGTCATGGGCCGGGTTTCCGAAATGCTCAACGCCCAGCCAGGCGGCCTGAACAAGTCCTTTATTCTCGCCGGCACCCTGCTGGCAACCGGTACCGTTCTCACATTCTTCCTCCGTCAGCAGAAGCCGGTCGAAGTCAAGGCTCCGGTCGTCGTTGGCGAAGCTGTCCCGGTCATGGAAGAGAGCCGCTAG
- a CDS encoding pilus assembly protein TadG-related protein encodes MDTTYINTLLVVFLVVAALAIDVGYLYVSEEDLHNAAETAALTGTQVIKQRIQEQIHADPSKIRNVTNDTVQTSARTAAIDTVSGKHRAVALMDIVNNNSNQLTTSNDITVGFWNISTHTYTPGASPVNAMQVRTRRTAESDTVGFGSVGAFIARISGVEKFHYTPEAVAAFPPRANANFALCMEACESSCTYPNVCSIPERKMVRDPSDQRKEQSAGNLYAYTSLLYPPTGSTNLSDLICMELPPQEVCGKQIFTSGSADNGWLRDMESMMYNPNADKSNKEMDGNGDVRGWWVIAPVTKCSQGRQEGAFEGRAVSAYALVRISKICASGATGCKQNYTAFDGPGSCGNDNSLYIDRISCISCSSEKLLQFPGLHPVVVK; translated from the coding sequence ATGGATACCACTTACATAAATACCCTCCTCGTTGTCTTTCTCGTAGTGGCAGCTCTGGCCATCGATGTGGGGTATCTGTACGTGAGCGAGGAAGATCTTCATAATGCCGCAGAGACAGCGGCGCTTACCGGCACCCAGGTAATCAAGCAGCGGATTCAGGAACAGATCCACGCCGATCCCTCGAAAATCAGGAATGTTACAAACGATACCGTTCAGACCTCGGCGAGGACAGCGGCTATAGACACCGTGTCGGGCAAGCACCGTGCAGTAGCTCTCATGGATATCGTCAACAACAACAGCAACCAGCTGACCACCTCAAACGATATCACCGTCGGCTTCTGGAATATCAGCACACACACCTACACCCCCGGCGCCTCGCCGGTCAACGCGATGCAGGTCCGGACCAGACGGACGGCCGAAAGCGATACCGTCGGCTTCGGCTCGGTTGGTGCCTTCATCGCCAGGATATCCGGAGTTGAGAAATTCCACTACACCCCCGAAGCGGTAGCCGCCTTCCCCCCGCGGGCAAATGCAAATTTTGCACTCTGCATGGAGGCATGTGAAAGCTCCTGTACGTATCCCAATGTCTGCTCGATACCGGAAAGGAAGATGGTTCGAGATCCGTCGGACCAGCGAAAGGAGCAGTCGGCCGGAAACCTTTATGCGTATACCTCGCTCCTCTATCCGCCAACCGGCTCGACCAACCTCTCCGACCTCATCTGCATGGAGCTCCCTCCCCAGGAGGTATGCGGAAAGCAGATCTTCACGTCCGGAAGCGCAGACAACGGCTGGCTCCGGGACATGGAGTCGATGATGTACAACCCGAACGCTGACAAGTCGAACAAGGAGATGGACGGCAACGGTGATGTCCGTGGCTGGTGGGTGATCGCACCTGTCACAAAATGTTCACAGGGGCGGCAGGAGGGGGCATTCGAAGGTCGGGCCGTCTCCGCGTATGCACTGGTCCGCATCAGCAAGATCTGTGCAAGCGGCGCTACGGGCTGCAAGCAGAATTATACGGCCTTCGACGGACCCGGTTCATGCGGAAACGACAACAGCCTCTATATTGACCGGATCTCCTGCATCAGTTGCAGCAGCGAGAAGCTGCTCCAGTTCCCCGGCCTGCATCCGGTTGTAGTGAAATAA
- a CDS encoding fibronectin type III domain-containing protein: MRYLSAVILCMSLLGGVTGCGGGGGGGASASAEAQAPGPAPAPEGNPSAGTDNNGGGAVTVGVANLAWDASSGGNSAVAGYKVSYGPSSGAYAKTIDVGNSTSCSIRDLAQGTYYFAVSAYDSSGTESGYSNEVSKTIR, translated from the coding sequence ATGCGATATCTCAGTGCAGTAATTCTCTGTATGAGCCTTTTAGGAGGCGTGACCGGCTGTGGCGGGGGCGGAGGCGGAGGCGCGTCTGCTTCGGCGGAGGCCCAGGCTCCCGGGCCGGCACCGGCGCCGGAAGGGAATCCTTCTGCAGGGACCGATAACAATGGTGGAGGGGCGGTTACGGTGGGAGTCGCCAATCTGGCATGGGATGCATCGAGCGGCGGTAATTCAGCTGTCGCCGGGTACAAAGTAAGTTACGGACCCTCTTCGGGTGCCTACGCCAAGACCATCGACGTGGGAAACTCGACGAGCTGCTCAATAAGGGATCTGGCGCAGGGCACATACTACTTTGCCGTTTCCGCTTATGACTCTTCAGGCACCGAAAGCGGGTATTCCAACGAGGTCAGCAAGACCATCAGGTAG
- a CDS encoding DUF4124 domain-containing protein translates to MKPIVIALLVLIAGTASAEIYRWKDSGGTVHYTNLPDTIPQKYRNTAKVLPNMPGEQKKDQPASLGQQGASPSIPLPLPPPSASPNVPGDSRAKPETTRSRRIPRDE, encoded by the coding sequence ATGAAACCAATCGTAATCGCATTGCTGGTCCTGATTGCCGGCACGGCTTCGGCGGAAATTTACCGATGGAAGGACTCCGGCGGCACGGTCCACTATACAAATCTTCCCGACACCATACCGCAAAAATACCGTAACACCGCCAAAGTCCTTCCCAATATGCCGGGGGAGCAGAAAAAGGACCAGCCGGCGTCTTTGGGACAGCAGGGGGCTTCTCCGTCAATCCCATTGCCGCTGCCTCCACCTTCTGCAAGCCCAAATGTTCCGGGAGATAGTCGGGCAAAGCCGGAAACTACAAGGTCGCGCCGTATACCCCGGGACGAGTGA
- a CDS encoding response regulator has protein sequence MDKKRILVVDDSEIVLAMAREALEGGGFEVVTALSAKEADSTIFSNNPPDLIVMDVMLPTLDGDKKARMLKDNGQTKKIPILLLSSKPDQELRRLSIASGSEGYIRKPFGHQLMVDKVRETLLGL, from the coding sequence ATGGATAAAAAGAGAATCCTGGTAGTGGACGATAGCGAAATCGTTCTTGCCATGGCACGGGAAGCCTTGGAAGGGGGGGGCTTCGAGGTCGTCACCGCCTTGAGTGCCAAGGAGGCCGATTCTACCATTTTCAGTAACAACCCGCCTGACCTGATTGTAATGGATGTCATGCTTCCCACGCTTGATGGGGACAAGAAAGCCAGGATGCTCAAGGATAATGGGCAGACGAAAAAGATCCCGATTCTTCTTCTGTCCTCCAAGCCTGACCAGGAACTGCGTCGCCTTTCCATAGCGTCGGGCTCCGAAGGCTACATTCGCAAGCCTTTCGGGCATCAGCTGATGGTCGACAAGGTGCGGGAGACACTGCTCGGTTTATGA
- a CDS encoding redoxin domain-containing protein, whose protein sequence is MVNDPSLPAEQEMFPSFALPDHMGNTLDIAGFRQHRNLVLCFVKKPAAAASFLASLAANLGELEESEAAVVVVVLKSKPEAGQLKVELGIPFPVLADTGGEIVNRFCPGDISVYVTDRFREVFLALHGPEQAPDASSVLQRLAFIERQCPE, encoded by the coding sequence ATGGTAAACGATCCTTCTCTACCTGCAGAACAGGAGATGTTCCCCTCTTTCGCGCTTCCCGACCACATGGGGAATACCCTCGATATTGCGGGGTTTCGCCAGCACCGCAACCTCGTCCTCTGCTTCGTCAAAAAGCCCGCAGCCGCAGCCTCGTTTCTTGCATCTCTTGCTGCCAACCTCGGGGAGCTTGAGGAGTCCGAGGCCGCGGTTGTCGTCGTGGTTTTGAAAAGCAAGCCGGAGGCAGGACAGTTGAAGGTTGAACTGGGAATTCCATTCCCGGTACTCGCCGATACAGGGGGAGAAATAGTCAACCGGTTCTGCCCAGGCGACATTTCGGTCTATGTCACCGACAGGTTTCGTGAAGTCTTTCTAGCGCTACATGGCCCGGAACAGGCGCCCGATGCCTCCAGTGTTCTGCAGAGGCTCGCCTTCATTGAGCGCCAGTGCCCTGAATGA
- a CDS encoding rhomboid family intramembrane serine protease, giving the protein MKQRAMLCPRCRRLIGSDEVICSWCGASRASAWYSSAWKRGALDGDWLVRAILTANIVFYMLSLLLGSRRGGGPFGVFTPDQASLMLLGATGTVPLERFGRFWTLLSANYLHGGLLHIFFNLAALRQIAPWVTQEYGPSRMFIIYTLGGVSGFLLSWLAGIPFTIGASAALCGLIGSLLYFGRSRGGAYGSAVYREVTGWVVGLVLFGLLIPNINNWAHGGGILGGMLLGKLLGYGERVPETSLHRLLAIVCLCATVAVLGWASVTSLLFRLDR; this is encoded by the coding sequence ATGAAGCAGCGGGCCATGCTGTGCCCCCGATGCCGGCGTCTTATCGGCAGCGATGAGGTAATCTGTTCCTGGTGTGGTGCATCCCGTGCATCAGCGTGGTACAGCTCCGCCTGGAAACGGGGTGCCCTCGATGGCGACTGGCTCGTTAGGGCCATATTGACTGCCAATATTGTCTTCTACATGCTTTCGCTTCTGTTGGGCAGCCGCCGCGGAGGCGGTCCGTTCGGCGTGTTCACCCCCGACCAGGCGAGTCTCATGCTCCTCGGCGCCACCGGAACGGTGCCCCTGGAACGTTTCGGCCGCTTCTGGACCCTCCTGTCGGCAAACTACCTGCACGGAGGGCTGCTCCACATCTTTTTCAACCTTGCGGCACTTCGTCAGATCGCTCCCTGGGTCACCCAGGAATACGGCCCCAGCCGGATGTTCATCATCTACACCCTTGGGGGGGTGAGCGGCTTCTTGCTTTCCTGGCTGGCAGGCATTCCCTTTACCATCGGAGCGTCTGCTGCCCTTTGCGGTCTGATAGGCTCCCTCCTCTACTTTGGCAGGAGCCGTGGAGGGGCGTACGGCTCCGCAGTATATCGTGAAGTCACCGGCTGGGTAGTGGGGCTCGTGCTGTTCGGTCTGCTGATCCCGAACATCAATAACTGGGCACATGGAGGGGGCATACTGGGAGGCATGCTACTCGGAAAGCTTCTCGGCTATGGGGAGCGTGTCCCCGAAACCAGTCTCCACCGACTTCTTGCCATCGTATGTCTTTGCGCAACCGTTGCAGTCCTCGGTTGGGCCTCGGTCACATCGCTCCTTTTCCGGCTCGACCGCTGA
- a CDS encoding PilZ domain-containing protein: protein MSYSKYFKSGQEILLLSLAGDEPERTDVITSHLVRCGDDFFDLALPYNISDSKEIPLEQGAAFCLLSDALGLGIQLTCHLHEIVGRSTIRVMPHNDMEVFGRRKFLRCDVQVGIYCKRGPGTLRSYRSQWNSAIKSLAAGTAFPPGFSPARINVNISAGGLAIQLSPAATVSELCLVLIDLGDGKPPVIALGEVVWTETSELGKQTAGLRYMEIMKSDQERINNFVIEQLKKQGHDAQWQNYRTELLDKMRF from the coding sequence ATGAGTTATTCGAAATACTTCAAGTCAGGACAGGAAATTCTGCTGCTCAGCCTGGCCGGGGACGAACCGGAAAGAACGGATGTCATAACATCCCACCTTGTCAGATGCGGCGACGACTTCTTCGACCTCGCACTTCCCTACAACATCTCCGACAGCAAAGAAATCCCTTTAGAACAGGGTGCTGCCTTCTGCCTTCTCTCAGATGCCCTCGGGCTGGGCATCCAGCTGACGTGCCATCTGCATGAGATTGTCGGCCGCTCCACCATCCGGGTAATGCCGCACAACGACATGGAGGTCTTCGGAAGGCGGAAATTTCTACGCTGCGACGTGCAGGTCGGCATCTATTGCAAAAGGGGGCCTGGAACCCTTCGCAGTTACCGCAGCCAGTGGAACTCGGCTATAAAGTCCCTCGCTGCAGGCACCGCCTTCCCCCCTGGCTTCTCTCCGGCGCGGATCAATGTCAACATCAGCGCAGGCGGTCTGGCCATACAACTTTCACCAGCCGCAACAGTTTCGGAGCTATGCCTGGTACTGATCGACCTGGGTGATGGAAAGCCACCGGTAATAGCTCTCGGTGAGGTTGTATGGACGGAGACGTCGGAACTGGGAAAACAGACGGCAGGGCTACGCTATATGGAAATCATGAAATCCGATCAGGAGCGGATCAACAACTTCGTCATCGAACAGCTCAAAAAACAGGGGCACGATGCCCAGTGGCAGAACTACCGGACGGAGCTTCTCGACAAGATGCGCTTCTGA
- a CDS encoding class I adenylate-forming enzyme family protein: MISPALLIHHFLESNALLRPDKVAVVQDQRRATYGQINGWANATAKRLIDGGLSPGDRVILLLDNSLEYVVGYYGALKAGGVAVPLCAEITKEGLHRMLQSLEPRGVIAAGKQERLLAGLESFIPDPPLVIAGNRVPHHSGCFIAWEDVFAESDAGNPETPLGEEALGSIIFTSGSTGEPKGVMLSHRNIVANTRSIVQYLELDERDVQMVVLPFYYVMGKSLLNTHFSVGGTVVLNNRFAFSAQLIEQMISEQVTGFAGVPSTYSYLLHRSSLAGCRDRLSSLRYCTQAGGHLPKQTKEELLRVLPERVKLYVMYGATEAAARLAYVEPERLTAKLDAIGKPIPGVTLSVRDAAGRELGVGEVGEIVAAGPNIMKGYWKDPDTTARVLSTHGYHTGDLGYRDEEGYFYVVGRKDNLLKIGGHRINPKEVEDVLMETGLLLEVAVLGVTDEMLEKRLVAVAAPKMPGCCENDIMRCCLGKLPKHKMPTAVKLVGALPKNHHGKVDTRRCMELAQDCLLQAGNY; this comes from the coding sequence ATGATCTCTCCGGCTCTGTTGATACACCACTTCCTTGAATCGAACGCTCTATTGCGCCCGGATAAAGTGGCGGTCGTTCAAGACCAGAGGCGCGCCACTTACGGCCAGATAAACGGATGGGCAAACGCTACCGCAAAGAGGCTCATTGACGGCGGGCTCTCCCCCGGCGACCGGGTCATACTTCTCCTCGATAACTCGCTTGAGTATGTGGTGGGGTATTATGGGGCCCTCAAGGCGGGTGGGGTGGCGGTGCCGCTTTGTGCGGAAATCACAAAAGAGGGGCTTCACCGGATGCTGCAGAGCCTGGAGCCCAGGGGCGTGATTGCTGCTGGAAAACAGGAACGGCTGCTGGCAGGGCTGGAAAGCTTTATCCCCGATCCTCCCCTGGTGATAGCCGGTAACAGGGTCCCTCACCATTCGGGCTGCTTCATCGCCTGGGAAGATGTGTTTGCCGAAAGCGATGCAGGAAATCCGGAAACACCTCTGGGTGAAGAGGCGCTCGGTAGCATCATTTTCACGTCCGGCTCCACCGGAGAGCCGAAGGGGGTGATGCTCTCCCATCGGAACATCGTCGCCAACACCCGTTCGATCGTTCAATACCTCGAGCTTGACGAGCGGGACGTACAGATGGTCGTGCTCCCCTTCTACTACGTGATGGGGAAGTCGCTGCTCAATACCCATTTTTCGGTTGGGGGCACGGTGGTGCTCAATAACCGGTTCGCCTTTTCTGCGCAACTGATCGAGCAGATGATTTCGGAGCAGGTTACAGGATTCGCAGGCGTACCTTCAACCTACAGCTATCTGTTGCACCGCTCCTCCCTTGCGGGTTGCCGTGACCGCCTGAGTTCTCTCCGTTATTGTACCCAGGCCGGCGGGCACTTGCCGAAGCAGACGAAGGAGGAGCTGCTGAGGGTTCTGCCGGAGAGGGTGAAGCTGTATGTCATGTATGGAGCAACCGAGGCTGCTGCCCGTCTGGCGTATGTTGAGCCTGAGCGCCTTACCGCAAAGCTCGACGCCATCGGAAAACCCATCCCCGGAGTGACGCTTTCCGTCAGGGATGCGGCCGGACGTGAGTTGGGGGTCGGTGAAGTGGGAGAGATCGTGGCTGCCGGACCCAACATCATGAAGGGGTACTGGAAAGATCCGGATACGACAGCCAGGGTTCTCAGTACGCACGGCTACCATACCGGAGATCTGGGATATCGTGATGAAGAGGGCTATTTCTATGTTGTGGGACGAAAGGACAACCTGCTGAAGATCGGGGGGCACCGCATAAACCCGAAAGAGGTGGAGGACGTTCTCATGGAGACCGGCCTTCTTTTAGAGGTGGCGGTTCTGGGAGTCACGGACGAAATGCTGGAAAAACGGCTGGTAGCCGTTGCGGCACCGAAGATGCCCGGCTGCTGCGAGAATGACATAATGCGCTGCTGCCTCGGAAAGCTCCCGAAGCATAAGATGCCGACTGCAGTGAAACTTGTGGGGGCGCTCCCCAAGAATCATCATGGGAAGGTTGATACCCGCAGGTGCATGGAACTGGCGCAGGATTGTCTGCTTCAGGCGGGAAACTACTGA
- a CDS encoding DMT family transporter, with protein sequence MSSLAFMLVVFSGLMHALYNLLIKRSQNKTVFIWWLFLVSSGLLLAILPLLPGVPRFEPQALVLAGAGAACFVLYHLCTGHAYRRGDLSVTYPLTQTSMLYVPLWGVCFLGERPAPFGIIGIILVALGAYLTQMRRLRRAELLRPFRNLADHSILAAILAGFIYSVGAIIDKKGVENYSPLSFTSLLIFTMLGFMTANLLRPCHRPQIFAEWRQNRWYILAGGPLMAGSFLTFRYGLSLAPLAYAVPVRQVSVIAGVLIGVLFLGEPCGRIRLLAAALIVTGVCLIRLG encoded by the coding sequence ATGTCTTCCTTAGCTTTCATGCTTGTAGTGTTTTCGGGGTTGATGCACGCCCTGTATAACCTGCTCATCAAGCGCAGCCAGAACAAGACCGTCTTCATCTGGTGGCTTTTCCTGGTATCCTCCGGGCTCCTGCTCGCCATTCTCCCCCTGCTTCCGGGCGTGCCGCGCTTCGAACCGCAAGCTCTAGTATTGGCGGGAGCCGGGGCGGCCTGCTTCGTGCTCTATCACCTCTGCACCGGCCACGCGTACCGCCGGGGCGATCTTTCTGTGACCTACCCCCTCACGCAGACTTCGATGCTCTACGTGCCGCTATGGGGTGTATGTTTCCTGGGGGAACGCCCCGCCCCGTTCGGAATAATCGGTATCATTCTGGTAGCCCTGGGCGCATACCTGACCCAGATGAGGAGGCTTCGCCGGGCTGAACTCCTGCGCCCGTTCCGCAACCTGGCAGACCATTCGATACTCGCGGCAATTCTCGCAGGATTTATCTATTCAGTGGGTGCAATCATCGACAAGAAAGGGGTCGAAAACTACTCCCCTCTCTCCTTTACATCACTACTCATCTTCACGATGCTGGGGTTCATGACGGCCAACCTGCTGCGTCCCTGCCACCGCCCCCAGATATTCGCGGAATGGCGGCAAAACCGCTGGTATATCCTGGCAGGAGGTCCGCTGATGGCGGGATCGTTTCTCACTTTCAGATACGGCCTCTCACTGGCTCCGCTGGCATATGCGGTACCGGTACGCCAAGTGAGCGTGATCGCCGGAGTACTCATAGGAGTTCTGTTCCTGGGGGAACCGTGCGGGCGTATCCGCCTTCTTGCAGCCGCGTTGATCGTAACGGGAGTATGCCTGATCCGTCTCGGCTAG
- a CDS encoding response regulator, which yields MTGIRILLIEDNSGDAQLLSEQLEELGVDWTVQRVARVSTALTALADEPFDLVLMDLGLPDSNGIETLRRIREFKPDLPVVVLSGSSQEGLAEETAREGARTMLVKGRIEPTLLLRAVECAINNDCNGNEEGG from the coding sequence GTGACGGGGATCAGAATACTGCTTATCGAGGATAACAGCGGCGATGCCCAACTGCTCTCGGAGCAATTGGAAGAGCTGGGGGTCGACTGGACCGTGCAGCGGGTGGCACGAGTATCCACCGCACTGACTGCGCTGGCCGATGAACCGTTCGACCTGGTACTCATGGATCTCGGTCTTCCCGACAGCAACGGCATCGAGACCCTTCGCAGGATACGTGAATTCAAGCCTGACCTGCCGGTAGTCGTGCTGTCCGGGTCCTCACAGGAAGGGCTGGCGGAAGAGACAGCGCGTGAGGGGGCACGGACGATGCTGGTAAAGGGGAGGATAGAGCCGACTCTTCTGCTGAGGGCGGTAGAGTGCGCCATCAATAACGATTGCAATGGGAATGAAGAGGGAGGGTAG
- a CDS encoding response regulator, whose protein sequence is MHSDRPAMIDILLVEDNPGDVELVREALNEGKLRNELHVAYDGLQALRYLRGEGEYSDRHLPDLILLDLNLPRMHGKEVLQEIKTDPALKKIPVVVLTTSREEEDVLRSYDQYANCYITKPVDLEQFLHVVQSIEDFWFTIVKLPGKR, encoded by the coding sequence ATGCATAGTGACAGACCCGCAATGATAGATATTCTGCTTGTCGAGGACAATCCGGGGGATGTGGAACTGGTCCGCGAAGCATTGAACGAGGGAAAACTGCGAAACGAGCTGCATGTGGCCTACGACGGGTTACAGGCTCTCAGGTACCTGAGAGGAGAGGGGGAATACTCTGACAGACATTTGCCGGACCTGATACTCCTCGACCTGAACCTGCCCAGGATGCATGGGAAAGAAGTATTGCAGGAGATCAAGACAGACCCTGCGCTTAAGAAAATCCCGGTGGTTGTGCTGACGACATCCCGTGAGGAAGAGGACGTTCTCAGAAGCTACGATCAGTACGCTAACTGCTACATCACTAAGCCCGTGGACCTTGAACAGTTCCTTCATGTCGTTCAATCCATCGAGGATTTCTGGTTCACCATTGTAAAGCTGCCCGGAAAGCGGTGA
- a CDS encoding response regulator: MKREMGGKLNILLVEDNPGDVELVREALADSTVRSELHVAADGVLAMQYLRREGEFSQSQRPDLILLDLNLPRKSGIDVLREMKSDPDLQFIPVIVLTSSKSDDDILRSYSLHANCYVTKPVDFDQFMSVVKSIEEFWLAVVKLPYRH; encoded by the coding sequence ATGAAAAGAGAAATGGGAGGAAAGCTGAATATCCTCCTCGTAGAGGACAACCCGGGGGACGTCGAGCTGGTGCGGGAAGCTCTTGCCGACAGCACCGTGCGGAGTGAGCTGCACGTCGCAGCGGACGGCGTCCTGGCAATGCAGTACCTGCGACGGGAAGGGGAATTCAGTCAGTCTCAGCGCCCCGATCTTATACTCCTGGACCTCAATCTCCCACGCAAGAGCGGGATTGATGTCCTCCGTGAAATGAAGTCGGACCCGGACCTTCAGTTCATTCCCGTCATCGTTCTGACCAGCTCGAAGTCCGACGATGACATTCTCAGATCCTACAGCCTTCATGCAAATTGCTATGTTACAAAACCGGTCGATTTCGATCAGTTCATGAGTGTGGTGAAGTCGATAGAAGAGTTCTGGCTGGCCGTGGTAAAACTGCCATACAGGCATTGA
- a CDS encoding ATP-binding protein, translating to MSETEARGTLPETDARVAELAERLAEARGELDALTYAISHDLRAPLRTVYGFVQLLERKYRERLEGQAIEYLERIGSGIQRMEKLIADLLELSRTGTREMQRERVDLSALAHALLEDLRKSEPGRVVEVSVEPGLVVSGDPVLLRALLHHLLGNAWKFTGGKPSAHITFGTRTTGEQRQFCVIDNGAGFTPGQAHRLFNPFQRLHLESEFPGTGIGLAVVKKIVVRHGGTVTGEGEEGKGAAFCFTLAPELDQPV from the coding sequence ATGAGTGAAACGGAAGCGAGAGGAACATTGCCCGAAACCGATGCACGGGTGGCGGAACTGGCGGAGCGGCTTGCGGAGGCCCGGGGGGAGCTTGATGCCCTGACATATGCCATCTCTCATGATCTTCGGGCGCCGCTTCGTACCGTATACGGGTTCGTGCAGCTTCTGGAAAGAAAGTACCGTGAGCGGCTTGAGGGGCAGGCCATAGAGTACCTGGAACGTATCGGGTCCGGTATTCAGCGCATGGAGAAACTGATCGCGGATCTCCTCGAACTTTCCCGTACGGGGACACGGGAAATGCAACGGGAGCGGGTCGATCTTTCCGCCCTTGCGCATGCCCTTCTGGAGGATCTGAGGAAATCCGAACCTGGACGTGTGGTTGAAGTATCGGTGGAACCGGGGCTGGTCGTGTCGGGGGACCCGGTGCTGCTCCGCGCCCTTCTTCATCATCTGCTGGGGAATGCCTGGAAGTTCACGGGAGGAAAGCCTTCTGCGCATATCACCTTCGGCACCAGAACGACCGGTGAGCAAAGGCAGTTCTGCGTCATTGACAATGGTGCAGGGTTCACACCCGGGCAGGCTCACCGCCTGTTCAACCCGTTTCAGCGCCTTCACCTGGAATCGGAATTCCCGGGCACGGGAATCGGGCTTGCCGTGGTGAAGAAGATCGTGGTGCGACATGGCGGCACTGTGACGGGCGAAGGGGAGGAAGGAAAGGGAGCGGCGTTCTGTTTCACACTGGCTCCGGAGCTGGATCAGCCGGTGTGA